One genomic region from Phragmites australis chromosome 1, lpPhrAust1.1, whole genome shotgun sequence encodes:
- the LOC133889086 gene encoding phospholipase A1-II 2 yields MFSGDMAGRWRELHGSEHWDGMLDPLDVDLRRCLIAYGEMIMATYEAFIGESRSPNAGLCRYPRADLFRRVDLSHPGWYAATRYIYATASAEVHGKVLLRPLCRQGCGRECNWMGYVAVATDEGAAALGRRDIVVAWRGTQRALEWVADLKLTLASAAGILGPEGADGSDPSVHRGYLSLYTSADEGSKLSKQSARMQVLTEVARLMDKYKDEETSITVVGHSLGATLATLNAVDIVANAYNKSPDSDSRVPVTATVFGSPRTGDRDFRDVFHRLPSLRMLRVRNRPDRIPHYPPVGYADVGVELLIDTRRSPFLKPHGNESQSHDLECHLHGIAGWQGDHRGFELVVDRDVALVNKFDDCLADEYPVPVGWKVHNNKNMVKGPDGRWVLEDHDPDYDEEEEGDNL; encoded by the exons ATGTTCTCCGGTGACATGGCCGGGCGGTGGAGGGAGCTGCACGGCAGCGAGCACTGGGACGGCATGCTCGACCCGCTGGACGTCGACCTCCGCCGCTGCCTCATCGCCTACGGCGAGATGATCATGGCCACGTACGAGGCGTTCATCGGCGAGAGCCGGTCCCCGAACGCCGGCTTGTGCCGGTACCCCCGCGCCGACCTGTTCCGGCGCGTGGACTTGTCCCACCCGGGCTGGTACGCGGCCACGCGGTACATCTACGCCACGGCCAGCGCCGAAGTGCACGGCAAGGTGCTGCTCCGCCCGCTCTGCCGGCAGGGCTGCGGCAGGGAGTGCAACTGGATGGGGTACGTGGCCGTGGCCACGGACGAGGGCGCCGCCGCGCTCGGGCGCCGGGACATCGTTGTGGCGTGGCGCGGCACGCAGCGCGCGCTCGAGTGGGTGGCTGACCTCAAGCTCACGCTCGCCTCGGCGGCAGGGATCCTCGGGCCGGAGGGCGCCGACGGGTCCGACCCGTCGGTACACCGCGGCTACCTGTCGCTGTACACGTCGGCGGACGAAGGATCGAAGCTGAGCAAGCAGAGCGCCAGGATGCAG GTGTTGACAGAGGTCGCAAGGCTAATGGACAAATACAAGGACGAGGAGACCAGCATCACCGTCGTCGGCCACAGCCTGGGCGCCACCCTGGCCACCCTCAACGCCGTCGATATCGTCGCCAATGCATACAACAAATCCCCGGACTCCGACAGCCGCGTCCCGGTCACCGCCACCGTCTTCGGCAGCCCGCGCACAGGGGACCGCGACTTCCGCGACGTCTTCCACCGCCTCCCGAGCCTCCGGATGCTCCGCGTCCGGAACAGGCCCGATCGCATCCCACACTACCCGCCCGTGGGCTACGCCGACGTGGGCGTGGAGCTGCTCATCGACACGCGCCGGTCGCCGTTCCTCAAGCCCCACGGCAACGAGTCGCAGTCGCACGACCTCGAGTGCCACCTGCACGGCATCGCCGGGTGGCAGGGCGACCACCGCGGGTTCGAGCTGGTGGTGGACCGGGACGTCGCGCTGGTGAACAAGTTCGATGACTGCCTCGCCGACGAGTACCCCGTGCCCGTGGGATGGAAGGTGCACAACAACAAGAACATGGTGAAGGGACCCGACGGGAGGTGGGTCTTGGAGGACCATGATCCTGActacgacgaggaggaggagggtgacaACTTGTAG